The Prionailurus viverrinus isolate Anna chromosome B2, UM_Priviv_1.0, whole genome shotgun sequence genome contains the following window.
TGTTGAGCTCCTCGTCGTTGCGGATGGCCAGCTGCAGGTGGCGCGGGATGATGCGCGTCTTCTTGTTGTCGCGGGCCGCGTTGCCCGCCAGCTCCAGGATCTCGGCCGTCAGGTACACCGGCGCGCCGGCCCCCACCCGCTCGGCGTAGTTGCCCTTGCGGAGCAGGCGGTGCACGCGGCCCACCGGGAACTGCAGCCCGGCCCGCGACGAGCGCGTCTTGGCCTTGGCGCGAGCCTTGCCGCCCTGCTTCCCGCGCCCCCACGTGTTTGGAGAAGGGGCTGTAGTGTAAAAAGCCGGTCTGAAGAAGGGGCCATTATAGTCACTGGATGTTTCCTAACGTTTCTTTCCCATTGGTTTGCAGATGTTGTTCTGAGTTAGCCAATCAGAAGGTACTCTTGACTTGCTGGGCCCCCAGTGGTAGAAAAATACTGCGCCAGTTAGAGGTTGACATTAAAGCTTGTGTATGTTGTGGAGCAGTAGaaaatcttgtttttgtttttgttttttcccccttggttAGTTTGAGGCCTCCTTTGGGGCACTATTCACGCTATTCTCCTCTAAAGCTGAATGATTATTTAGCACCCCGAGGCTAAGGAACATTAAAAAGGGTAAAAGTCTTCTCTGGTGGTTTGTTATTCATCCTCTTTGCCAGATTTCCTTCCCCTGGATTGCTGAGAGGTCCCAGGGAGGCATGGTTGGCTTGAATATTTATGCCGAATAATGAAAGAATACAAAGGGTGAAacgcaataaaagaaaaatctctgggAGTCTGCGTGGTTTGTTAGAAAGTTCCCGGAGTTGGAGTTGCGGTGACCAGAGCAAAACATTTGGATTCTACATGGGTTGATCTTCCACCAGGGCCGAggtgggttggttggttggtttatttatttatttatttacttatttatttaatttcaaggaAGTCCACTTGATTTTACTGGGAAATCTTGGCAAAAATCTGATCATTATGGGGCTGTAAAGGTGGATGGGgaaacatctttattttctcaaagagTACATGCAATTTGTCATTTCCCTCAATTATGTGTGTAGGCAATTAATCACAATGCATTTTGCTAGTGCCTGTGGCTTTTCCAGTAATGACAACCACAGATATTTTCTTATCAGTTTCAAGTACTGAAGGTATTTTGAAATGAAGTTTGCACTCTGAGCTCTTGGCACTGACGACATTCATCATTACACCTGGTGCCCCTTGTTATTTGATGTGTCCCTGATGAAACACATCATTGCATACACATCcttaaaagaaatacactttgATAACTGCATTTTAATGTCGCTTTCTTATCCAGTATGCTTTAAGTATGGAGAAGGTGTCTAGATTTCCTCAGACCGTCCTTAGAGTCCAAAGAACTCAGATACTGCTGATCACATCTCCAGTGGGCACAGATTACTCAAGGTTCAAGTCCCTTTTGACTTTGTTTCTCGATTTGCAGCCTTCCTCCCCTACGCTTACGGCTTAATAgcttattaacatttattattttcaaactttGTTAAAACAGGCCTGGGGGATGTATCCGAGAGTATCTTTctagctgttcttttttttttttttttttaatgtttatttactttttgaaagagaaacagcgtgagtgggggggggggtagagagagagggagacacagaatctgaagcaggctccagacaatgagctgttagcacagagcccagcgcagggctggaactcaatgactgtgagatcatgacctgagtcgaagttggatgctcaaccgactgagccacccaggcgcccctcttcctagCTGTTCTAAGCAGGGGTTCAACTTTTCCGAATCACAGCTGCAGCTCataatttctttccagaaagagCCCCCCCCCAACTCTTTATGACAGTGACTTGTTTGAGGATGAGATCTGGATAAATGGGGGAATGTGACATATTGACTCAAAAGAATCTTTCTGAAGACAAGAGGTTGTATGGATCGGAAAAGAGAAGTGGCAAGAGACCCGTGCGCTTTCTCGTACACAGGATGAGAGAGCCCACTCTGATGCAGAGCCAGGTGGGATCAGAGAATGAGGCCAGCACGGGGCATTCAGTGAGTGGTCAAAATGACTACGAGTGTCTCTGCAGTTCCTTACAGTTTACAGGACACTCTGTCACCACCTCCCTATGAGGCTTTTGCATTAGGTATAGTTAAAATGCTGGtttcacagttaaaaaaaaaattgtggcttgagggtgcctgggtggctcagttggttaagcgttcagctgttgtttcagctcaggttaggtCGAGTCCTGGgctgggcttcgtgctgacagtgcggagcctgcttgcgattctctctctctctctctctctctctctctgaagaataaattaaaaaaagaaagaaaagaaaaagaaaattgtggcTTGGAAGGATGATCTGCCCAGAATTGGCTTGTCACTGAACGGTGGACCTGGGTCTCAAGTACAAGTTTCTTTGTTTCTACTTGGTCGTGTGCCCCATGTATTGTATCAGCTACAAAGGGAGTGGAGTTCTTGGTTTCATTTTCAGCCTCGTCCAGAAGGTAGTAGAGTTATTGTAATTCTGTTTCAGGCCCGTTGTGACTTAACTACTTCACAAGCCCTTTGGAATGCCTCAGACACAGCTAAGTATGATTTCATCAAGGTCCTAATTTTTCTATGGTTTCCATATATTCGTATTCGGATTCCTTTCCCTGGGACAGGACAGGGTTTTCACAGGCATCAGAACTTATTTAAATCTTTTCCCATCTTCCCCCAATTTTTGTTACAGCTAACGTCCTGGGTAAGGAAGACCACCGCTGTCTTAGTGTTCTGCACCCAGAGGACGAGGGAACAGGAAGCTCATTCCCAGTCACCGTGTTTCATCACTGACCACGTCCCTGGGACGGTCTCCCTTGAGGGTCTCTTGAAATGCTCATGCTTGGGTTTCTGATGCTCTCTTGGTGAACCAAGAGGGTCTGTCCGTTATTGTTGCAAAAGCCCAGGTTTAGAAAAACCTGAGAGATTGACACTTACAGATGGCAAACATCAGACAGGCGCCCCTGTGAGTAGTTCTCTCAGAAGCACACAaccagtcaatcaatcaatcgatcaatcaatataaatacaattttcagGACCAGTCTGAAGTAACCACTTTCTCCTTCTGCTTAGTAATTGCCTGACTTCTTATAACAGGAGGCGGCACACTGTATTCCTGTCACTGTATTGAGGCCCCAATTGTTCCTGTCACTCAGTCACTAAATCAGGTTGATGTTTATTTAGAGTCTCGGTAAGTGATCTTTCCGCCTTTCTCACATGCTCTCTGTATCTTCTCCGGCTTGGGATGATTCTACTGTTTCCCACCCAGGGTCCTAATTCTCCAGCCCCGAACTCTGCAATTCTGGTCATTCTGTGATCTGTCTTATGCATAGGGTGACTGGCTTCCCATTGCCTTAGGTTCAGGTGGGAACTTTgcagtcaattttttttttttcataataatactttCTGCTTGCATTAACTAGCACTAATAACaactcaaattttcttttcagtgccttctcatttgttctttttttttttttttttttttttttttaaagaacatcacCATCAACCCAGAAATTTCCctcatgtatgttttttttttttttttttttttaattttattttaaattttttttttttcaacgtttatttatttttgggacagagagagacagagcatgaacgggggaggggcagagagagagggagtcacagaatcggaaacaggctccaggctctgagccatcaacccagagcccgacgcggggctcgaactcacggaccgcgagatcgtgacctggctgaagtcggacgctcaaccgactgcgccacccaggcgcccctctttttcttttttttaaacaactttcttCACCTgccattctctcctctctgcctgggAGAGTTTTCCCAGTTCCATTTCAAGTTCCATCTCCTTGAATAAATTCCCCTAATTAACATGTCTAGCCTCTGATAATGTGCTTTGATGACATTTAACAATTGGGTGCCATTATTATCATGGCAAATTTATAAtgcttctattcttttctctcattaaaCTACACCTTAGGGCCTCAGTCATGGTTTTCCACTACTCTaaggtttgtgtttttaattgactaaggttttttgttgttgttgtttttttccccataagtGTTCTTTTTAATCCTCATTCTCGATTTAAcccattaccccccccccccccccccctctggtaaccaccagttggttctctatagttaagagtctgcttcttggttggtctttctttcttttttcccttttgttcatgttttgtttcttaaattccacatgggagtgaaatcatatggtgcttgtctttctctgacttatttcgcttagtattatactctctagctccatccaagttgttgccaaatggcaagatttccttctgttttttatggctgaataacattccattgtctatataccacatctactttattcattcatctatccatggacacctgggctgctttcatagtttggctattgtaaataatgctgcaataaacaaaggaATGCCTatacccctttgaattagtgttttctaaaaaatcttttggataaatacccagtaatgtgatTATTGGGCCTTaagggagttctatttttaacctttggaggaacctccatactgttttccacagtggctgcgctactctgcattcccaccaacagtgcgtgaggg
Protein-coding sequences here:
- the LOC125165625 gene encoding histone H2A-beta, sperm-like, translating into MGQKSAPSPNTWGRGKQGGKARAKAKTRSSRAGLQFPVGRVHRLLRKGNYAERVGAGAPVYLTAEILELAGNAARDNKKTRIIPRHLQLAIRNDEELNKLLGRVTIAQGGVLRPRTTTKLRANEELPTHGPCPKQSKVLPSQSHQTSRER